The genomic interval GATAATTCAGGGCTTCTTTCAACGCTGCCATCCTGGCCTCTGGAACCAGGCTGTTGCACCGCTGGGTTACCCCTTCCAGCCCACCCAGAATAGCTCCATTCAGGGGAGGCGCAGCCTGTCCACCCAGAACAGCATCATCTTTACGAGGCGGGTGAGAATTGTGGGTCATACCTGCTAGAAATGCCATCCATCCTGGAGATCTTGAGGCTTACCGGGGATCACACCCGTCTTCGGGGTAGAGGACAGACACCTTTCACAATTTTCTATGCGAGAGAACAGATCCGTCCAGAGAAATTTTCGCGGAGTCGCCTCGTGTTTTTTTCCCGTCAGACCGATCGGGAAATGCCCCAGGGGTGCCTCCAGGGTAAAGTGAATCTCAGACTCCGTCAGCCAGCGCCCTCCGACAGACCAGCCCACTTGCTCAGTAAACTGCTCCCAGGCTTTGGTTCGGGCTGCAAACAGCGCTGCAGTTCCCTTCGGAGTTGGTTGCTGGACCCAGATCTGTCGCCAGAGGCGAGCCTGCACCCCAAACCCAAACCGGCCATCACTGTGCCGCTGCCAGAGGCGATCGATCGTCTGCAAATCCAAACAGGGAAAGTGCTGAATCTGTTCGAGTTGGAGCCAGGTTCTGGGGTTTGAGCTGGAAAGCCGAAATACGATCGTCCAGGTTTCCTGATTGGCGGCCTGCCAGTTCCCTTCCCCCAGCCAATCTCGCAGGGGGCGATAGTCCACTCCGAAGGCCGAGCGCAGCGGCACATATTCCTCAGCAACCGCCCATGTCGCATCCAGCTCCGATCGCTGCTGCAGAATGGCGACTGCCGCTTCCTCCACCCTGCCTGATCGATCGCGCAGAGCTGCAATGATCAATTTTAAGCCTGCTGCGCCGTAGTTTAGCGCTTCCTGTAAAGCCAGAATCCGTTGCTCCACCTGAGGGCTAGCCAGTCGCCACTTCACACCCTCCAGTCCGCCCAGTACCCCAGTCCCACAATAGGTCTGGCCTCCCAGAACTAAGTCTCCAGACCGGGGCTGATCAGGCATCCCCCACCCCCCAAAATCGGATTTTTTTATCCGCACCACAACTCACCAGTCGTTGCCCCTCTGCCGTAAAGCTAAGACAACTGACAATCCCCTCATGCCCCACCAGGCTGTGAACAATCCGCCCC from Leptolyngbya sp. 'hensonii' carries:
- a CDS encoding GUN4 domain-containing protein: MPDQPRSGDLVLGGQTYCGTGVLGGLEGVKWRLASPQVEQRILALQEALNYGAAGLKLIIAALRDRSGRVEEAAVAILQQRSELDATWAVAEEYVPLRSAFGVDYRPLRDWLGEGNWQAANQETWTIVFRLSSSNPRTWLQLEQIQHFPCLDLQTIDRLWQRHSDGRFGFGVQARLWRQIWVQQPTPKGTAALFAARTKAWEQFTEQVGWSVGGRWLTESEIHFTLEAPLGHFPIGLTGKKHEATPRKFLWTDLFSRIENCERCLSSTPKTGVIPGKPQDLQDGWHF